One window of Trichoderma breve strain T069 chromosome 3, whole genome shotgun sequence genomic DNA carries:
- a CDS encoding haloacid dehalogenase-like hydrolase domain-containing protein: protein MAATPKYLTGDGAGIKEFIDKFDTFLFDCDGVLWNGDHVYEGVPETISLLKSKGKRVVFVTNNSTKSRQDYVKKLEKLGIPCDAEDVFGSSYSAAIYINRILKLPPGKNKVFAIGESGIETELASEGIPFIGGTDSNFRRDITPADFEGMANGSILDPEVGVVLCGLDFHINYLKLALGFHYIQRGAIFLATNADSTLPMHHAFFLGAGSIMIPVANAVGEQPTILGKPSQAMMDAVEGKFQLDRAKTCMIGDRLNTDIKFGIEGNLGGTLHVLTGVNQKADWDREDAIAVPAYYADKLSDLLHGA, encoded by the exons ATGGCTGCAACGCCAAAGTATCTCACCGGCGACGGTGCCGGAATCAAAGAGTTCATTGATAAGTTTGAC ACATTCCTCTTCGACTGTGATG GTGTACTATGGAATGGAGACCACGTGTATGAAGGCGTTCCCGAGACAATCTCTCTCCTCAAGTCAAAAG GCAAAAGAGTCGTGTTCGTGACCAATAATTCCACAAAGTCACGGCAGGACTacgtcaagaagctcgagaagctgggcaTCCCCTGCGACGCCGAAGATGTCTTTGGCTCCTCCTACTCCGCAGCCATCTACATCAACCGCATCCTCAAGCTCCCTCCCGGCAAGAACAAGGTCTTTGCAATCGGTGAGTCCGGAATCGAGACGGAGCTGGCCTCCGAGGGCATCCCCTTCATCGGCGGAACGGACTCCAACTTTAGGAGGGACATCACCCCCGCTGATTTCGAGGGCATGGCCAACGGTTCGATACTGGACCCCGAGGTCGGTGTCGTCCTGTGTGGTCTGGATTTTCACATCAACTACCTGAAGCTCGCCCTCGGCTTCCACTATATCCAGCGCGGAGCCATTTTCCTGGCAACAAATGCGGATTCCACTTTGCCCATGCACCATGCATTCTTCCTCGGCGCTGGATCAATCATGATACCCGTTGCCAACGCCGTCGGAGAGCAGCCTACGATTCTCGGAAAGCCAAGCCAGGCCATGATGGACGCTGTCGAGGGCAAGTTTCAGCTTGACCGCGCCAAGACGTGCATGATTGGCGACAGGTTAAACACCGACATCAAATTTGGCATTGAAGGGAACCTGGGCGGAACGCTTCATGTGTTGACCGGTGTAAACCAAAAGGCAGACTGGGATCGTGAGGATGCGATCGCGGTGCCGGCTTACTATGCTGACAAGCTGAGTGATCTTCTTCACGGTGCATAG
- a CDS encoding DNA topoisomerase domain-containing protein: MKVLCVAEKPSISKAVAGHLSGGSFSTHNTRNKFIKNYSFDFDFGQQWGSSNVTMTCVTGHLTNVEFTSEYKNWSHPPPESLFTAPIVTNVHDDKKDIAKNIADQAKYARLLVIWTDCDREGEHIGQEIVDAAKKGNAGIQVKRAKFSNVERAHVLSAARRLVELDEKQVNAVATRIELDLRIGYAFTRFITNNLKHLGGPLADLVLSYGSCQFPTLGFVVDRYFRVKNFVPEPFWGISLMHKKEGKQVRFSWARNRLFDRMTAVLLYERCLAAKKAKVTKVQEKPTRKFKPLPLTTVELQKAATRLLRMSGQQAMTIAEGLYNKGFISYPRTETDRFDKGMNLRALVQKQTTDQRWGPFAQGLVNGGFQQPREGKHDDKAHPPIHPIAHVAPTALSYDEGRLYEYVTRRFLACCSEDAKGMATDIELLFGDEHFSTRGIIVLERNYLDVYIYENWTDSTELPRFTVGEQFEPTEAMMTEGKTSPPNYLTEADLIALMDANGIGTDATMAEHIQKIQDREYVATTTRGGTAATEGDEDGPDEAPATRGGRGRGRGGRGRGGGAGGSARGGRGSGLKVFVPTQLGVALILGFDRMSFETSLGKPFLRKEMELQMKAICQGSTTRRAVLEQSIAQYRQVFLQSQEQVGVLKQACREFIFGQGPRA, encoded by the exons ATGAAAGTCCTCTGCGTGGCTGAGAAGCCATCCATTTCCAAGGCTGTGGCCGGCCATCTCTCTGGAGGCTCGTTCTCAACA CACAACACACGCAACAAGTTCATCAAGAACTACTCGTTTGATTTCGACTTTGGACAGCAATGGGGATCCTCAAATGTTACCATGACCTGCGTCACAGGCCATCTAACCAATGTTGAGTTCACTAGCGAGTACAAGAACTGGAGCCATCCTCCACCAGAATCGCTCTTCACTGCGCCGATAGTGACGAATGTCCATGAT GATAAAAAAGACATTGCCAAGAATATAGCCGATCAAGCCAAATATGCTCGTCTACTGGTGATATGGACTGATTGCGATCGTGAAGGAGAGCACATTGGCCAGGAGATTGTCGACGCAGCCAAGAAGGGCAACGCTGGTATCCAGGTGAAGCGTGCCAAATTCAGCAATGTAGAACGAGC CCATGTGCTGTCGGCAGCCAGGCGTCTTGTTGAATTGGATGAGAAACAAGTTAATGCTGTTGCGACAAGAATCGAGCTGGATCTTCGCATTGGATACGCGTTTACGCGCTTCATAACGAATAACCTCAAGCATCTGGGTGGACCTCTGGCAGATCTGGTTCTTAGCTATG GTTCTTGCCAATTCCCAACTCTGGGCTTCGTCGTGGATAGATACTTTCGAGTCAAGAATTTCGTTCCCGAGCCGTTCTGGGGCATTTCATTAATGCacaaaaaagagggcaagcAAGTTCGGTTTTCTTGGGCTCGTAACCGCCTCTTTGACCGGATGACGGCCGTGCTCTTATACGAGCGATGCCTTGCtgccaaaaaggccaaagtCACCAAGGTGCAAGAGAAACCGACCCGGAAGTTCAAGCCACTGCCTCTCACTACCGTCGAGCTTCAAAAGGCGGCGACACGCTTGCTTCGTATGTCTGGTCAGCAAGCCATGACGATAGCCGAAGGTCTCTACAATAAGGGCTTCATCAGTTATCCGAGGACAGAAACCGATCGTTTTGACAAGGGCATGAATCTGAGGGCCCTGGTTCAGAAACAGACAACAGACCAGCGCTGGGGCCCCTTTGCTCAGGGACTCGTCAACGGCGGTTTTCAACAaccaagagaaggaaaacatGACGACAAGGCGCATCCGCCTATTCATCCCATCGCGCATGTAGCACCGACCGCATTGAGCTATGACGAGGGACGGCTCTATGAGTATGTTACGCGCCGATTTCTTGCATGCTGCTCAGAGGATGCTAAAGGAATGGCCACGGATATTGAGCTTCTGTTTGGAGATGAGCATTTCAGCACGCGAGGAATCATTGTGCTTGAAAGGAACTACTTGGACGTCTACATATACGAAAACTGGACTGATAGCACAGAGCTTCCGAGATTCACCGTTGGTGAGCAGTTTGAGCCTACCGAGGCAATGATGACCGAAGGTAAAACATCGCCGCCAAATTATCTTACTGAAGCGGATTTGATCGCGCTCATGGACGCCAATGGCATTGGAACCGATGCCACGATGGCGGAGCACATCCAGAAGATCCAAGACCGAGAGTACGTGGCAACTACAACGCGGGGAGGCACGGCAGCTACAGAGGGGGACGAGGATGGGCCGGACGAAGCTCCAGCTACTCGAGGCGGTCGTGGACGTGGCAGAGGAGGccgtggccgaggaggaggtgcCGGCGGCTCAGcaagaggggggaggggaagtGGACTGAAAGTGTTCGTGCCAACTCAACTTGGCGTAGCCCTTATCTTGGGCTTCGACCGGATGAGCTTCGAAACGAGCCTCGGAAAGCCGTTTTTGCGTAAAGAAATGGAGCTGCAGATGAAGGCCATTTGCCAAGGCAGCACAACACGCCGGGCGGTTCTTGAACAAAGCATTGCACAGTACAGACAGGTATTCCTTCAATCTCAAGAACAAGTGGGAGTCCTTAAGCAG GCCTGCCGCGAGTTCATCTTTGGTCAGGGGCCAAGAGCATAA
- a CDS encoding putative sin3 binding protein domain-containing protein, whose protein sequence is MASLATAARDIPQASLSRDNLTAVAARSDPAMTVTRSRDLPTPPNSISPSLPAHGLKAQLQKARLDPIDSDLDLHDNASGRSLSPALESAGAITSSMLAKYHLPEILLNHGPLAIRHIMGYLTTSVPGFSGIPPTKARRVVVGALEGRGGEGRGVDGDVVFEKVGWGRWDARRRGQAARHRQATPPSGPSSYTAGIPISRVSGRGLSLSRARLNMAGSNGGDSVHFSHDDLYDISMMEHEADKMSMDDDSASASCSEAPDDDVAMNDDPEDVTDDEDWAAVGAAALRADSYPNMAAAFESGLSSNTYAGGMRTLPSTFGGVAHPPQVKIDYSAFPGPSDAQEREAVEALLRLGSV, encoded by the coding sequence atggcttctttggcgacTGCTGCCCGTGATATCCCCCAGGCCTCCTTGAGCCGAGACAACTTAACTGCTGTAGCGGCTCGGAGTGATCCTGCGATGACTGTGACACGATCTCGGGACCTCCCGACCCCTCCAAactccatctctccctccttgCCGGCCCATGGCCTCAAGGCCCAGCTTCAGAAGGCCAGGCTCGACCCTATCGACTCTGACTTGGATCTTCACGACAACGCCAGCGGAAGGTCGCTGTCCCCGGCGCTCGAGTCTGCAGGCGCCATCACCAGCTCCATGCTGGCTAAATACCACCTGCCCGAGATTCTGCTAAACCACGGACCGCTGGCCATCCGCCACATCATGGGATACCTTACCACGTCAGTTCCTGGATTTTCCGGCATCCCGCCGACCAAGGCGCGCAGGGTGGTTGTTGGTGCGTTGGAAGGACGTGGTGGCGAAGGTCGCGGTGTCGATGGGGACGTCGTCTTCGAGAAAGTGGGTTGGGGAAGATGGGATGCGCGCCGACGGGGACAGGCTGCCCGACACCGTCAAGCAACTCCGCCCAGCGGCCCATCCTCGTACACCGCTGGAATCCCAATCTCTAGGGTCAGCGGCCGGGGCTTGAGCCTGAGCAGGGCGAGGCTGAACATGGCCGGGTCCAACGGCGGGGATTCGGTGCACTTCTCCCACGACGACCTCTATGACATCTCCATGATGGAGCACGAGGCCGATAAGATGTCCATGGATGATGACTCTGCGTCGGCTTCCTGCTCCGAGGCCCctgacgatgatgtcgctATGAATGATGACCCGGAGGATGTgacggacgacgaagacTGGGCCGCCGTCGGAGCCGCCGCTCTGCGGGCCGACTCATACCCAAACATGGCCGCAGCCTTCGAGTCCGGCCTGTCCTCCAACACTTACGCTGGCGGGATGCGCACGCTGCCTTCCACCTTTGGAGGTGTGGCGCATCCACCACAAGTCAAGATTGACTATTCTGCGTTCCCTGGTCCCTCGGACGCTCAGGAGCGCGAAGCTGTCGAAGCCCTTCTTCGACTAGGTTCTGTATAA